In Actinoplanes sp. NBC_00393, a single genomic region encodes these proteins:
- a CDS encoding putative quinol monooxygenase, translating into MAYVVSATWTAEPGQEAVVLDAVEKLTPLSRAEPGNRFYQAYQDPAEPGVFRLFEIYDDEDAYAAHGASEHFKTYALEQAIPVLVKRERAFYTTIG; encoded by the coding sequence ATGGCATACGTCGTCAGCGCCACGTGGACCGCCGAGCCCGGCCAGGAGGCCGTCGTGCTCGACGCGGTCGAGAAGCTGACCCCGCTGTCGCGGGCGGAGCCGGGCAACCGCTTCTACCAGGCGTACCAGGACCCGGCCGAGCCGGGCGTCTTCCGCCTCTTCGAGATCTACGACGACGAGGACGCCTACGCCGCGCACGGCGCGTCCGAGCACTTCAAGACGTACGCGCTCGAACAGGCCATCCCGGTGCTCGTGAAGCGCGAGCGCGCCTTCTACACCACGATCGGCTGA
- a CDS encoding ATP-binding cassette domain-containing protein, with product MTTPALELSGIDMHYGYVRALAGIDFHVNPGEVVGLLGDNGAGKSTLLKVMSGAHRPSGGTIRVHGDEVQFHSPSDSANAGIQMVYQDLALVDPQDISTNLNIGREILRKGPLGWLGFVDRKAMRKRSEAELDRLGVRTAPMTRPVEMLSGGQRQVVALARGAIRVSGEANGVLLLDEPTAALGYEQTKQVEALIRRMASQGVAIVLVTHNLPLCSEVADRVVVLNRGSKVADIAVAETEPDHIVGWITGARPSQFV from the coding sequence ATGACGACTCCCGCGCTCGAACTCAGCGGCATCGACATGCACTACGGCTACGTGCGCGCGCTGGCCGGTATCGACTTCCACGTCAACCCGGGCGAGGTGGTCGGACTGCTCGGCGACAACGGGGCCGGCAAGTCCACCCTGCTCAAGGTCATGTCCGGGGCACACCGGCCGAGCGGCGGCACGATCCGCGTGCACGGCGACGAGGTGCAGTTCCACTCGCCCAGCGACTCGGCGAACGCCGGGATCCAGATGGTGTACCAGGACCTGGCGCTGGTCGACCCGCAGGACATCTCGACCAACCTGAACATCGGGCGGGAGATCCTGCGCAAGGGGCCGCTCGGCTGGCTCGGGTTCGTCGACCGCAAGGCGATGCGCAAGCGCTCCGAGGCCGAGCTGGACCGGCTCGGCGTACGCACCGCCCCGATGACCCGCCCGGTGGAGATGCTCTCCGGCGGCCAGCGGCAGGTGGTCGCCCTGGCCCGCGGCGCGATCCGGGTCTCCGGCGAGGCCAACGGCGTGCTGCTGCTCGACGAGCCGACCGCGGCTCTCGGCTACGAGCAGACCAAGCAGGTCGAGGCGCTGATCCGGCGAATGGCGTCACAGGGTGTCGCGATCGTGCTCGTCACCCATAACCTTCCGCTGTGCTCCGAGGTCGCCGATCGGGTGGTGGTCCTCAACCGCGGCAGCAAGGTCGCCGACATCGCCGTGGCTGAGACCGAACCGGACCACATCGTCGGGTGGATTACCGGCGCCCGCCCCTCCCAGTTCGTCTGA
- a CDS encoding ABC transporter permease — protein sequence MTAAPVEKADAPVPTGHDMPRAVSALVFVRDRGIFVLWGLIILAFSFWCAPYFATLDNALLIANAAALTAIFAAGVGIGVMTGVLDLSLPGTAAFAACVAGWLITNGQPVWLALIAGLACGVLVGLVNGLIALRGFNPIIVTIGTLSALSGLAAVIAGGYTFPGLTGLQFMGTARYLGVPAPVYIVGLLFLVGTVFLTRTRDGIRLMAVGGNAEAVRRSGIHSDRYKVLGFVISGLCAALGGLVTAAITTEATPEASPSIIFNALTAVALAGVALTGGRGSLPRILVGALILATIANGLTIRGIQPYWATVTTGVLLLASLLLERVVQTSVSNRLMASANLSVHKKQV from the coding sequence GTGACCGCCGCGCCTGTGGAGAAAGCGGACGCGCCGGTCCCCACCGGCCATGACATGCCGCGGGCGGTCTCCGCGCTGGTATTCGTACGCGATCGCGGCATCTTCGTGCTCTGGGGCCTGATCATTCTGGCCTTCTCGTTCTGGTGCGCGCCGTACTTCGCCACCCTGGACAACGCCCTGCTGATCGCGAACGCGGCCGCCCTCACCGCGATCTTCGCCGCCGGCGTCGGCATCGGCGTGATGACCGGCGTGCTGGACCTCTCCCTGCCCGGCACCGCCGCCTTCGCCGCCTGCGTCGCCGGCTGGCTGATCACCAACGGTCAGCCGGTCTGGCTCGCCCTGATCGCCGGCCTGGCCTGCGGCGTCCTGGTCGGCCTGGTCAATGGCCTGATCGCACTGCGCGGCTTCAACCCGATCATCGTCACCATCGGCACCCTGTCGGCGCTGTCCGGCCTGGCCGCGGTGATCGCCGGCGGCTACACCTTCCCCGGACTGACCGGGCTGCAGTTCATGGGCACCGCCCGGTACCTCGGGGTGCCCGCCCCGGTCTACATCGTCGGCCTGCTGTTCCTGGTCGGCACGGTGTTCCTGACCCGCACCCGGGACGGCATCCGGCTGATGGCGGTCGGCGGCAACGCCGAGGCGGTCCGCCGCTCCGGCATCCACAGCGACCGGTACAAGGTGCTCGGCTTCGTCATCTCCGGCCTGTGCGCCGCCCTCGGTGGCCTGGTCACCGCGGCGATCACCACCGAGGCCACCCCGGAGGCCAGCCCCAGCATCATCTTCAACGCGCTGACCGCGGTCGCGCTGGCCGGCGTCGCCCTCACCGGCGGCCGCGGCAGCCTGCCCCGGATCCTGGTGGGCGCGCTGATCCTGGCCACCATCGCCAACGGCCTGACCATCCGCGGCATCCAGCCCTACTGGGCCACCGTCACCACCGGTGTGCTGCTGCTCGCCTCGCTGCTGCTCGAGCGGGTCGTGCAGACCAGCGTGTCGAACCGTCTGATGGCCAGCGCCAACCTCTCCGTGCACAAGAAGCAGGTCTGA
- a CDS encoding sugar ABC transporter substrate-binding protein: MDLKNYGRAAALSVGSLLLVTACSSGGTQPADGSAAAGSGNASKTIVFSPLALKIPAMKGLSEGVQGYGKGHGYEVLVQDPNLDPQKQLTDLKSVIESGRAGGAWVIAVQPAALSDLVKTAQEKKVPLLLNGVPEDFGLSGMQPGITFDKIDYAAQGKAMGEELGKCINEKLGGKAKVIMTVNVAGTAGKAEVEKAQKEALAATAPGAEIVTEVIANERAKSQTDIGNALQGNPDANALLGTNDEAALGALGAYAAAGKELPCVTETGGNDEVLKAVKDGKIYASVALQFEADMVQSFDTLTAMMADPSAPGKQITVPQKVITQGSGQ; the protein is encoded by the coding sequence ATGGATCTGAAAAATTACGGCCGCGCTGCCGCCCTCTCCGTCGGCAGCCTTCTCCTCGTGACCGCCTGCAGCTCCGGCGGAACCCAGCCGGCTGACGGTTCCGCCGCTGCGGGTTCGGGCAACGCCTCCAAGACCATCGTGTTCTCGCCGCTCGCGTTGAAGATCCCGGCCATGAAGGGCCTCTCCGAGGGCGTGCAGGGATACGGCAAGGGTCACGGCTACGAGGTCCTCGTTCAGGACCCGAACCTCGACCCGCAGAAGCAGCTCACCGACCTGAAGAGCGTCATCGAATCCGGCCGGGCCGGCGGCGCCTGGGTGATCGCGGTTCAGCCGGCCGCCCTCTCCGACCTGGTGAAGACCGCCCAGGAGAAGAAGGTGCCGTTGCTGCTCAACGGGGTGCCGGAGGACTTCGGTCTGTCCGGCATGCAGCCCGGCATCACCTTCGACAAGATCGACTACGCCGCCCAGGGCAAGGCGATGGGCGAGGAGCTCGGCAAATGCATCAACGAGAAGCTCGGCGGCAAGGCCAAGGTCATCATGACCGTCAACGTGGCCGGCACCGCGGGCAAGGCCGAGGTGGAGAAGGCGCAGAAGGAGGCCCTCGCCGCGACCGCGCCCGGAGCGGAGATCGTCACCGAGGTGATCGCCAACGAGCGGGCCAAGTCGCAGACCGACATCGGTAACGCGCTGCAGGGCAACCCGGACGCGAACGCGCTGCTCGGCACCAACGACGAGGCGGCGCTCGGCGCGCTGGGCGCGTACGCCGCGGCCGGCAAGGAGCTGCCCTGCGTGACCGAGACCGGCGGGAACGACGAGGTGCTCAAGGCGGTCAAGGACGGCAAGATCTACGCCTCGGTGGCGCTGCAGTTCGAGGCCGACATGGTGCAGTCGTTCGACACCCTGACCGCGATGATGGCCGACCCGAGCGCCCCCGGGAAGCAGATCACCGTGCCGCAGAAGGTGATCACTCAGGGAAGTGGGCAGTGA
- a CDS encoding LysR family transcriptional regulator → MTLGGTDLNLLLFLRVLLEEGNVTRAGARLEVGQPAMSAALAKLRRRFDDELLVRAGRDYELTPFARDLLPEVQRAVRLMARALDLENHFDPGTSERTFRLAMSDYAVSVLHEPLVRLLAASAPGVRLAIERIGPKARTSERILLEHDALVAPLGFGFMGERKLLWRDRMVLIADRRHPRLSGGGLTLRDLAEVPHAVATFGPGILTPVDRVFGEHSIDRRIMLQVAGFLPLAFVIEGTDLVAVVPERLARLHLADDGPITMIEPPFGEVLLAEGYWYARDRLSDPAHRWLFARLDELAVILGSR, encoded by the coding sequence ATGACTCTGGGCGGTACCGATCTCAACCTGTTGCTCTTTCTGCGAGTGCTGCTGGAGGAGGGCAACGTGACGCGGGCCGGCGCCCGCCTGGAGGTCGGTCAGCCGGCGATGAGCGCCGCCCTGGCCAAGCTGCGACGCCGGTTCGACGACGAGCTCCTGGTCCGCGCGGGCCGCGACTACGAGCTGACCCCCTTCGCGCGGGATCTGCTGCCCGAGGTGCAGCGCGCGGTACGCCTGATGGCCCGCGCCCTCGACCTGGAGAACCACTTCGACCCGGGCACCAGCGAGCGGACGTTCCGGCTGGCGATGAGCGACTACGCGGTGTCGGTGCTGCACGAGCCCCTGGTCCGGCTGTTGGCGGCCTCCGCGCCGGGGGTCCGGCTGGCCATCGAGAGGATCGGACCGAAGGCGCGTACGTCGGAACGCATCCTGCTGGAGCACGACGCCCTGGTGGCGCCGCTGGGATTCGGGTTCATGGGCGAACGCAAGCTGCTGTGGCGCGACCGGATGGTGCTGATCGCCGACCGGCGGCACCCCCGGCTGTCCGGCGGCGGCCTGACCCTGCGTGACCTGGCCGAGGTGCCGCACGCGGTGGCGACCTTCGGCCCAGGCATCCTCACCCCGGTCGACCGGGTCTTCGGCGAGCACAGCATCGACCGCCGGATCATGCTGCAGGTGGCCGGGTTCCTGCCGCTGGCGTTCGTCATCGAGGGCACCGACCTGGTCGCCGTGGTCCCGGAGCGGCTGGCCCGGCTGCACCTGGCCGACGACGGCCCGATCACGATGATCGAGCCGCCGTTCGGGGAGGTGCTGCTGGCCGAGGGCTACTGGTACGCGCGGGACCGGCTCTCCGATCCCGCGCACCGCTGGCTGTTCGCCCGCCTCGACGAGCTGGCCGTCATTCTAGGTAGCCGGTGA
- a CDS encoding LysR family transcriptional regulator, translating to MKERLREVDANLLLSLHALLEERNLTHAGERMTMSQSAMSSALTRLRKHFNDELLVRSGRGFDLSPLAERLRPAVAEAVEAAEALLGTQREFDAASSIRRFGVSMSEYAMTVLAEPLIRLMAEQAPGCSIALDTLDEHGAFETQLMRRDLIIGPLGYDFPGHTQPVFTDHLVCIVARDHPRLAGGALTLADLAAMPHAVAAFVAAGEHKRPLEIELERQGIADRTVLVQVTSLLTLPFAVGGTEMCAFVPSRLARRCLGILDLAIAETPLATVGITEAAHWHPGREKDPGVAWLRRLLYEVAVAVETE from the coding sequence GTGAAGGAACGGCTGCGTGAGGTCGATGCGAACCTGCTGCTCTCGCTGCACGCCCTGCTCGAGGAACGCAACCTGACCCACGCGGGCGAGCGGATGACGATGAGCCAGTCCGCGATGAGCAGCGCGCTGACCCGGCTGCGCAAACACTTCAACGACGAGCTGCTGGTCCGCTCCGGTCGCGGCTTCGACCTGAGCCCGCTCGCGGAACGGCTGCGGCCCGCGGTGGCCGAGGCGGTGGAGGCCGCCGAGGCGCTGCTCGGCACCCAGCGCGAGTTCGACGCGGCGTCCAGCATCCGGCGCTTCGGCGTCAGCATGTCCGAGTACGCGATGACCGTGCTCGCCGAACCGCTGATCCGGCTGATGGCCGAGCAGGCGCCCGGCTGCTCGATCGCCCTGGACACCCTCGACGAGCACGGCGCCTTCGAGACCCAGCTGATGCGCCGCGACCTGATCATCGGCCCGCTCGGGTACGACTTCCCCGGCCACACCCAGCCGGTCTTCACCGACCACCTGGTCTGCATCGTGGCCCGCGACCACCCGCGGCTGGCCGGCGGCGCGCTGACCCTGGCGGATCTGGCCGCCATGCCGCACGCGGTGGCCGCGTTCGTCGCCGCCGGTGAGCACAAACGCCCCCTCGAGATCGAGCTGGAACGGCAGGGCATCGCCGACCGTACCGTCCTGGTCCAGGTCACCAGCCTGCTGACACTGCCGTTCGCGGTCGGCGGCACCGAGATGTGCGCGTTCGTGCCGTCCCGGCTGGCCCGCCGCTGCCTCGGCATTCTCGACCTGGCCATCGCCGAGACACCGCTCGCCACGGTCGGGATCACCGAGGCCGCGCACTGGCATCCCGGCCGGGAGAAGGATCCGGGCGTCGCGTGGCTGCGCCGGTTGCTATACGAGGTGGCGGTCGCGGTGGAGACCGAATAG
- a CDS encoding FAD-binding oxidoreductase, with the protein MNGLLFPGDEGFEAARVDRIFNRRLPGRQPAAILRATTEQDVVDGVRLARERGWQVAVRSGGHSWAQWSIRDDALVIDLGGLREMSYDTASEIVSVSPAVQGGLELAPFLEKQGRFFVGGHCPSVGLGGFLLQGGQGWNARGWGWAAEYVVAVDVVTADGRLVRASASENADLYWAARGTGPGFPGVVTRFHLRTLPLPAYIAQTVQAYPLDDFDEVMTWLHDMHHTVAGTVEIVALTKTDISLSPDPVLLVTAVALVDNAAEAHRALATFRKCPARGRALLDLDAVPTTLTEQRERQLADNPEGHRWAVDNAWLTGPASDVVPAMRRAYTTLPNDKAFTIWFSMAPLRELPDMAFSVQSEIYLASYVLWEDPADDERHQAWLAQAMADLEPVTAGHYLGDSDMRRRPLRYLSEPARERYQQVLRKYDPERRFTGYLE; encoded by the coding sequence GTGAACGGCCTGCTGTTTCCCGGCGACGAGGGTTTCGAAGCGGCCCGCGTCGACCGGATCTTCAACCGCCGGCTGCCCGGTCGGCAGCCGGCGGCGATCCTGCGGGCCACCACCGAGCAGGACGTCGTCGACGGTGTGCGGCTGGCCCGCGAGCGCGGCTGGCAGGTCGCGGTCCGCTCCGGCGGGCACAGCTGGGCGCAGTGGTCGATCCGCGACGACGCCCTGGTCATCGACCTGGGCGGGCTGCGGGAGATGAGCTACGACACCGCTTCGGAAATCGTCTCGGTCTCGCCGGCCGTACAGGGCGGATTGGAATTGGCGCCGTTCCTGGAGAAGCAGGGCCGGTTCTTCGTGGGCGGGCACTGCCCGTCGGTCGGGCTCGGCGGGTTCCTGTTGCAGGGTGGGCAGGGCTGGAACGCCCGCGGCTGGGGCTGGGCCGCCGAATACGTGGTCGCGGTGGACGTCGTCACCGCGGACGGTCGACTTGTGCGTGCCTCCGCCAGCGAGAACGCGGACCTCTACTGGGCCGCCCGCGGCACCGGGCCCGGGTTCCCCGGCGTGGTCACCCGGTTCCATCTACGGACCCTGCCGCTGCCGGCGTACATCGCGCAGACCGTCCAGGCTTACCCGCTGGACGACTTCGACGAGGTGATGACCTGGTTGCACGACATGCACCACACTGTCGCGGGCACCGTGGAGATCGTCGCGCTCACCAAAACGGATATTTCGCTTTCACCCGACCCCGTTCTGCTGGTCACCGCCGTCGCCCTAGTCGACAATGCGGCGGAAGCTCACCGCGCCTTGGCCACATTTCGGAAATGTCCGGCACGCGGCCGGGCGCTGCTCGACCTCGACGCCGTCCCGACCACCCTCACCGAGCAGCGGGAACGGCAGCTCGCCGACAACCCGGAAGGTCACCGCTGGGCGGTCGACAACGCCTGGCTCACCGGTCCCGCCTCGGACGTGGTCCCGGCGATGCGGCGCGCATACACCACGCTGCCGAACGACAAGGCCTTCACCATCTGGTTCAGCATGGCCCCGCTGCGCGAGCTGCCGGACATGGCGTTCTCCGTGCAGTCGGAGATCTACCTGGCCTCGTACGTGCTGTGGGAGGACCCGGCCGACGACGAGCGGCACCAGGCGTGGCTGGCTCAGGCGATGGCCGACCTGGAGCCGGTCACCGCGGGCCACTACCTCGGGGACAGCGACATGCGGCGCCGGCCGCTGCGCTACCTGTCCGAGCCGGCCCGTGAGCGCTACCAGCAGGTGCTACGAAAATACGACCCGGAGCGCCGGTTCACCGGCTACCTAGAATGA
- a CDS encoding FAD-dependent monooxygenase, with protein sequence MTSRVLVVGGGITGGVLALALAQRGVQVVVAELRSSLGGVGHGITLQGNALKAFHAVGIFEELAEHGYSFDKLRMFRADGVQLMEMPAPPMGGDAVPPTMGALRADLADILGRRVREAGVDVRLGTTVTELDDRGDSVVATLTDGSTETFDLVVGADGIRSAVRRMIGIEAQPQPVGMGIWRVVAQRPEAMDSSGVYYGGPKYKAGYTPISEDLCYAFLLEENLERSFVGEHPNGKILKEHGQGYGGVWGQVRDSLPDDAVVNYQYIESILLDGPWHRGRVIVIGDAAHACPPLIAQGAAMCAEDAVVLAEMLTSGDPIDEVLPAFYARRFPRVKLVLDNSLQLAEWEIHPDTPGADPGRVMGQTLHAMCAPA encoded by the coding sequence ATGACCTCCCGCGTCCTCGTCGTCGGTGGCGGCATCACCGGTGGTGTGCTGGCCCTGGCCCTCGCCCAGCGCGGCGTGCAGGTGGTGGTCGCCGAACTGCGCTCGTCGCTCGGCGGCGTCGGCCACGGCATCACCCTGCAGGGCAACGCGCTCAAGGCGTTCCACGCCGTCGGCATCTTCGAGGAGCTCGCCGAGCACGGCTACTCCTTCGACAAGCTGCGGATGTTCCGGGCCGACGGGGTGCAGCTCATGGAGATGCCGGCGCCACCGATGGGCGGGGACGCCGTGCCGCCGACCATGGGCGCGCTGCGCGCCGACCTGGCCGACATCCTGGGCCGCCGGGTCCGGGAGGCGGGCGTCGACGTACGCCTCGGCACCACGGTCACCGAGCTCGACGACCGCGGCGACTCCGTGGTGGCGACCCTGACCGACGGCAGCACCGAGACGTTCGACCTGGTCGTCGGCGCGGACGGCATCCGTTCCGCGGTGCGCAGGATGATCGGCATCGAGGCCCAGCCGCAGCCGGTCGGCATGGGGATCTGGCGGGTGGTCGCGCAGCGGCCCGAGGCGATGGACAGCTCCGGCGTCTACTACGGCGGCCCGAAGTACAAGGCCGGCTACACGCCGATCTCCGAGGACCTCTGCTACGCGTTCCTGCTGGAGGAGAACCTGGAGCGCTCCTTCGTCGGAGAACACCCCAACGGCAAGATCCTCAAAGAGCACGGCCAGGGGTACGGCGGAGTCTGGGGCCAGGTCCGCGACAGTCTCCCCGACGACGCCGTCGTGAACTACCAGTACATCGAGTCGATCCTGCTCGACGGCCCGTGGCACCGCGGCCGGGTGATCGTGATCGGCGACGCGGCACACGCCTGCCCGCCGCTGATCGCCCAGGGCGCGGCCATGTGCGCCGAGGACGCCGTGGTCCTCGCCGAGATGCTGACCAGCGGCGATCCGATCGACGAGGTGCTGCCGGCCTTCTACGCCCGCCGCTTCCCCCGGGTCAAACTGGTCCTGGACAACAGCCTGCAGCTCGCCGAGTGGGAGATCCACCCCGACACCCCGGGCGCCGACCCGGGCCGGGTCATGGGCCAGACGCTGCACGCGATGTGCGCTCCGGCGTGA